One Methanolobus sp. WCC4 DNA segment encodes these proteins:
- a CDS encoding class I SAM-dependent methyltransferase, with product MPSDEVPENKTPHLPEDYDSKIAAVLPYYRTFHDETIYLVRSLPEVPEIWMDTGCGTGTFVSKAIEQFPDTGFLMVDPSEGMLKQAREKLSSCPCDRIEILEASATQDLTLEPGEQPDVITAIQCHHYLDMENRKKAVGKCYELLKDGGIFITFENISPFTEEGIDVGKGYWRDFQSRHGRTEEEIGSHLDRFGTEYFPITVEEHLELLRETGFRTVELFWYSYMQAGFYCIK from the coding sequence ATGCCTTCTGACGAAGTTCCTGAAAACAAAACACCTCATCTTCCAGAGGATTATGATTCAAAAATAGCTGCTGTCCTTCCTTATTATAGGACCTTCCACGATGAAACGATCTATCTTGTCAGGTCGCTGCCGGAAGTCCCAGAGATCTGGATGGATACCGGATGCGGAACAGGAACGTTCGTTTCAAAGGCCATTGAGCAATTTCCTGATACAGGGTTCCTCATGGTCGATCCGTCAGAAGGAATGTTAAAGCAGGCAAGGGAAAAGCTCTCATCATGCCCCTGTGACAGAATAGAAATACTCGAAGCCTCTGCAACCCAGGACCTGACCCTGGAACCCGGTGAGCAGCCGGACGTTATCACTGCTATCCAGTGTCACCACTACCTTGACATGGAGAACAGGAAAAAAGCAGTTGGAAAATGTTATGAACTGCTAAAAGATGGTGGTATCTTCATCACTTTCGAGAACATCAGCCCTTTTACTGAAGAAGGCATCGATGTTGGAAAAGGATACTGGAGGGATTTCCAGTCCAGACATGGAAGGACCGAAGAAGAGATAGGGAGCCACCTGGACCGTTTTGGCACTGAATATTTCCCGATCACAGTTGAAGAACACCTTGAACTGCTAAGGGAAACAGGATTCAGGACCGTTGAACTGTTCTGGTATTCCTACATGCAGGCTGGATTCTATTGTATAAAATGA
- a CDS encoding phosphate-starvation-inducible PsiE family protein, with product MVFDMLTHEKIFRKVINLVTVIVLYILLLAIIIGVFNVFQNIGLVWLKKGGFSQVVYSVLTIFVLIDFFKAFADYQVHERIRLTYVTDATILIVLREITVLIYGHEFENETLLVFAALILVLGIVRAIAVKFPPFECPGSVSESCEDDRAN from the coding sequence ATGGTATTTGATATGTTGACACACGAAAAGATATTCAGGAAAGTTATCAATCTAGTGACAGTTATCGTTCTGTATATACTCCTGCTGGCCATAATAATAGGTGTGTTCAATGTTTTCCAGAATATCGGTCTTGTGTGGTTGAAAAAAGGTGGCTTCAGTCAGGTAGTGTATAGTGTCCTGACAATCTTTGTACTTATCGATTTTTTCAAGGCCTTTGCAGATTATCAGGTCCATGAAAGGATCAGGCTCACATATGTGACCGATGCAACCATCCTGATAGTCCTGCGTGAGATAACCGTACTTATATATGGTCACGAATTCGAAAATGAGACCCTGCTTGTGTTCGCAGCATTGATCCTGGTACTTGGTATCGTCCGTGCGATAGCTGTAAAGTTCCCTCCATTCGAATGCCCGGGTTCCGTGTCAGAATCATGTGAAGACGATCGGGCGAATTGA
- a CDS encoding Vms1/Ankzf1 family peptidyl-tRNA hydrolase, whose translation MQTPGKLQHIIGEELLPVSDIDIRALAEIYDEKDVYLSVYLPVSGRENEHLNRIFADSRLSSIRKVLPSEIRSELERTFEMAEPYISGPPISAEKGRVIFASSSNSFLNVYRLAVEPERSMVLDTSPYLLPLAKLRTDYEDYGVLLVDSQEAKFTCIRSDLAEEKKHLSTDLMNKHKKGGWSQMRFNHLRKGAIKSFLSEVAENVQGTCDQLQTRGLVLAGPGDVKQQLMDMLPQDVQQKVMGVIDVPIDIPQDELVEAGDAVLQESEHSGAIRVAEEFRSAILKGGLAVHGIEAVRDALEQARVNTLLILEDSSVPGWLCERCQNLQANSRPPKECDRCGGPTSAVDVVEELYELAQRSGAKVLFVEKEDFLDSDDVVGALLRY comes from the coding sequence ATGCAAACCCCGGGGAAGCTGCAACATATAATAGGTGAAGAACTGCTGCCTGTCAGTGATATCGATATCAGGGCACTGGCTGAGATATATGATGAGAAGGACGTCTACCTTTCAGTCTATCTTCCTGTATCCGGAAGGGAGAATGAACATCTGAACAGGATCTTCGCGGATTCAAGGTTAAGTTCGATCCGAAAGGTCCTGCCATCGGAAATAAGGTCCGAGCTTGAAAGGACCTTTGAAATGGCTGAACCCTATATTTCCGGTCCGCCGATATCAGCTGAGAAGGGCAGGGTTATCTTCGCCTCATCCTCAAACTCATTTTTGAATGTGTATCGCCTGGCTGTGGAACCGGAGCGTTCAATGGTACTTGACACTTCACCATACCTGCTTCCACTGGCAAAACTGAGGACAGACTATGAGGACTACGGTGTATTGCTTGTTGATTCACAGGAAGCTAAGTTCACATGCATACGCTCCGATCTTGCAGAGGAGAAGAAACACCTCTCGACCGACCTGATGAACAAGCATAAAAAAGGCGGCTGGAGCCAGATGCGCTTCAACCACCTGAGAAAGGGTGCCATAAAGTCCTTCCTATCCGAGGTTGCTGAGAATGTACAGGGTACATGTGACCAGTTACAGACAAGAGGCCTGGTACTTGCAGGACCGGGGGATGTGAAACAGCAGCTTATGGACATGTTGCCACAGGATGTTCAGCAGAAAGTGATGGGGGTCATAGATGTTCCTATCGATATCCCACAGGATGAGCTCGTGGAAGCAGGTGATGCTGTTCTGCAAGAAAGTGAACATTCCGGGGCCATTCGGGTGGCTGAAGAGTTCAGAAGTGCGATCCTGAAAGGAGGTCTTGCGGTCCATGGTATAGAGGCTGTCAGGGATGCACTGGAACAGGCGAGAGTGAATACCCTTCTGATTCTGGAAGATTCATCTGTTCCCGGATGGTTATGTGAGAGATGTCAGAACCTGCAGGCCAATTCACGTCCTCCGAAAGAGTGTGACAGGTGTGGAGGACCGACATCTGCTGTTGATGTTGTGGAAGAGCTCTATGAACTGGCACAGCGCAGTGGTGCAAAGGTGTTGTTCGTGGAAAAAGAGGACTTCCTTGACTCTGATGATGTTGTGGGTGCGTTGCTGAGATACTGA
- the epsC gene encoding serine O-acetyltransferase EpsC, which yields MDKTLPPEQKRCMILDSMVDNKYRAEIPEIVDLVVNSCSDKGCFDHVDAAVIPSKESLIEIIDLIKDILFPGYFGDQTVDRNTLSYHVGNEITELFGKLSEQITNSIIHECNRYEEECTECIDRGHEETLRFLRKIPDIRSMLASDIIATYEGDPAAKSYDEIIFSYPGIFAMTVYRAAHELHRQGISIIPRIMTEYAHSAVGIDIHPGARIGKGFFIDHGTGVVIGETCEIGDNVRIYQGVTLGSLSFPKDEAGNIIRDRKRHPTIEDDVIIYSSATILGGDTVIGARSVIGGNVWLTESVPPDTKVVIEEPSLIFKEKRH from the coding sequence ATGGACAAAACATTACCACCGGAACAAAAAAGATGTATGATACTGGATTCCATGGTCGATAACAAATACCGGGCTGAGATCCCGGAAATTGTAGACCTCGTTGTCAACAGTTGTTCTGATAAAGGTTGTTTTGACCATGTCGATGCTGCTGTGATCCCATCAAAGGAATCACTGATAGAGATCATTGACCTTATCAAGGACATCCTCTTCCCCGGTTACTTTGGGGACCAGACGGTAGACCGGAACACACTTTCATACCACGTTGGAAATGAGATCACTGAACTCTTCGGCAAGCTCTCGGAACAGATCACCAATAGTATCATACACGAATGCAACCGCTATGAAGAGGAGTGCACCGAGTGTATAGACCGGGGACATGAGGAAACCTTGAGATTCCTCAGGAAAATCCCCGATATAAGGTCCATGCTGGCATCTGATATCATCGCCACATATGAAGGGGATCCTGCAGCTAAAAGCTATGATGAGATAATATTCAGCTATCCGGGGATATTCGCCATGACCGTCTACAGGGCGGCCCATGAACTGCACAGACAGGGAATCTCCATTATACCGAGGATAATGACAGAGTATGCCCACAGTGCCGTGGGAATAGACATCCACCCCGGTGCAAGGATCGGCAAGGGATTCTTCATCGACCATGGTACAGGTGTTGTTATAGGCGAGACCTGTGAGATCGGCGATAATGTCCGCATCTATCAGGGTGTCACCCTTGGTTCACTGAGCTTTCCCAAGGATGAGGCCGGGAATATAATAAGGGACCGGAAAAGACATCCGACCATCGAGGATGATGTAATAATCTACTCCAGCGCAACGATCCTCGGTGGAGATACCGTTATCGGAGCACGCTCCGTTATCGGCGGTAACGTGTGGCTCACCGAATCCGTCCCGCCGGACACAAAGGTGGTCATAGAGGAACCAAGTCTCATTTTCAAAGAGAAGAGACATTGA
- the cysK gene encoding cysteine synthase A, with translation MGNTPLVRLNRITEGCHATIVGKVESFNPLSSVKDRIALNMIESAEKDGCLSKDTVIIEPTSGNTGIGLAFVCAAKGYRLILTMPDTMSIERRKILRLLGAEIVLTPGSKGMNGAIVEAEEMAKRTENSFVPHQFMNPANPEIHRRTTAEEIWNDTDGKVDILVAGVGTGGTITGVTEVIKSRKPSFKAIAVEPEDSPVLSGGNPGPHKIQGIGAGFVPEVLNTDIIDEIVKVSNDDSFETAKQMASKEGILVGISCGAAVHAALEIARREENAGKLIVVILPDTGERYLSTPLADFEDLTE, from the coding sequence GTGGGTAACACACCACTTGTACGCCTGAACAGGATAACTGAGGGATGCCATGCAACAATTGTTGGAAAGGTCGAGTCTTTCAATCCCCTGAGCTCAGTGAAGGATCGTATTGCCCTGAATATGATAGAGTCAGCTGAGAAGGATGGATGCCTGAGCAAGGACACGGTCATTATAGAGCCTACATCAGGGAACACAGGTATAGGCCTGGCATTTGTCTGTGCGGCAAAAGGGTACCGACTGATCCTGACGATGCCTGATACCATGAGCATCGAAAGAAGGAAGATACTCAGGTTGCTCGGTGCCGAGATAGTGTTGACTCCCGGCAGCAAAGGTATGAACGGAGCGATCGTGGAAGCCGAAGAGATGGCAAAGAGGACTGAGAACTCATTTGTCCCTCACCAGTTCATGAACCCTGCAAATCCTGAGATACACCGTCGTACCACAGCCGAGGAGATATGGAACGATACTGATGGTAAGGTTGACATCCTTGTGGCAGGTGTTGGAACCGGAGGGACCATTACAGGAGTGACAGAAGTAATCAAGTCCAGAAAACCCTCTTTCAAGGCAATAGCTGTTGAACCTGAAGATTCACCTGTACTTTCCGGAGGTAACCCCGGACCTCATAAGATACAGGGTATAGGTGCAGGTTTCGTCCCTGAGGTCCTGAACACCGACATCATCGACGAGATTGTGAAGGTCAGCAATGATGATTCCTTTGAGACTGCAAAACAGATGGCAAGCAAAGAGGGGATACTCGTTGGTATCTCATGTGGTGCAGCCGTTCACGCAGCCCTCGAGATAGCAAGAAGAGAGGAGAATGCCGGAAAACTGATAGTTGTGATACTACCTGATACCGGTGAGAGATATCTCAGTACACCGCTTGCAGACTTTGAGGATCTGACAGAATAA
- a CDS encoding GNAT family N-acetyltransferase, whose protein sequence is MLNIRPFKEQDNETLLSIERMCPQGNEQCEMVIDKGPDITARYDLYDNWEIRVAEVDDEAVGWVGWTMKGKPEDRYIYIAEVMVHPAHRRKGIGVQLIREAESFAKENKASHIYCYAYAPNTSFLKLCEKLGYIQEKDIEIIAMSAYKKELSEREYDLERLDPKELPEAVKLLNTYYEGRAHFTPFTASSFKAYANRVLGYGLENFLVAKWRGKIVACAGFWDSSVLMEMTYTKEPMMWKIMANAYGMLRHFTSMPKVPTEGEFFKFHSIVDHAFDPEHEPAMVEILNYCNNLMFDTKCDFFGIYTDPDDPLLRVTKKFKPLKENMYLYAKPISGKIPDLSNIYVDCRDTIL, encoded by the coding sequence ATGCTTAACATCAGGCCTTTTAAAGAACAGGACAACGAGACCCTGCTGAGTATAGAAAGAATGTGCCCTCAGGGAAATGAACAATGCGAGATGGTCATAGACAAGGGACCGGATATCACAGCAAGGTATGATCTTTACGATAACTGGGAGATACGCGTTGCAGAAGTGGATGATGAAGCTGTGGGCTGGGTAGGGTGGACCATGAAGGGAAAACCTGAGGACAGGTACATCTACATAGCCGAGGTGATGGTCCATCCTGCACACAGAAGGAAGGGGATCGGAGTGCAACTCATAAGAGAAGCCGAGAGCTTTGCAAAGGAGAACAAGGCCTCCCACATATACTGCTATGCATACGCACCGAACACCTCCTTCCTGAAACTCTGTGAGAAGCTCGGATACATCCAGGAGAAAGATATAGAGATCATTGCGATGTCCGCATATAAAAAAGAGCTTTCTGAGAGGGAATACGACCTTGAGAGGCTCGACCCCAAAGAACTGCCTGAAGCTGTTAAGCTGTTAAACACCTACTACGAAGGAAGGGCTCATTTCACACCTTTCACTGCCAGCAGTTTCAAGGCATATGCAAACCGCGTGCTCGGATACGGTCTTGAGAACTTCCTTGTAGCCAAATGGAGAGGGAAGATAGTTGCATGTGCCGGATTCTGGGACTCGTCGGTCCTCATGGAGATGACCTATACGAAGGAACCCATGATGTGGAAGATCATGGCCAATGCTTACGGAATGCTCAGGCACTTCACCAGCATGCCAAAGGTCCCTACAGAGGGCGAGTTCTTCAAATTCCATTCCATTGTTGACCATGCATTCGACCCTGAACATGAACCTGCAATGGTAGAGATACTGAACTACTGCAACAACCTCATGTTCGACACGAAATGTGATTTCTTCGGGATCTATACCGACCCTGATGACCCCCTTCTCAGGGTCACGAAGAAGTTCAAACCGCTGAAGGAGAACATGTACCTCTACGCAAAGCCGATCTCAGGAAAGATACCGGACCTCAGCAACATCTATGTGGACTGCAGGGACACGATACTCTGA
- the dinB gene encoding DNA polymerase IV yields MGRVIIHVDMDYFYAAIEEREDPSLRDKAVVVCMYSNRGESGGAVSTSNYIAREAGIRSAMPCKLARSKKPDAVFLPVRKPFYEEVSANIMEILRSNADTEEAFEKISIDEAFLEITVSCKGDYGLAEEIGLRIKQEVKEQERITCSVGIGPNKLIAKMASSYQKPDGITIVRPEDVDGFLKPMPVKELWGIGKVTEEKLSEMGINKVEELASCDVMELIAVFGKNKGMWLKDAASGIDESPVKERTATDQIGRMASLEHDSRNENMIFSLLEELVDDVMEKVRKRKVSFRSVTVTVIFSNFKTSTKSRTLNHAVNDRDILIQNAREMMKQFLEKSEINFRRIGVRVDNLQENTGQKSLFDF; encoded by the coding sequence ATGGGACGTGTGATCATCCATGTGGATATGGACTATTTCTATGCCGCGATAGAGGAAAGGGAAGACCCATCCCTCAGGGATAAGGCTGTTGTTGTATGCATGTATTCCAACCGGGGAGAGTCCGGGGGAGCTGTAAGTACGTCCAACTATATAGCAAGGGAAGCCGGGATACGTTCTGCAATGCCCTGCAAACTTGCAAGGTCGAAGAAGCCCGATGCTGTATTCCTCCCTGTCCGTAAACCATTCTATGAAGAGGTATCAGCAAACATAATGGAGATCCTCAGGTCAAATGCCGACACCGAGGAGGCCTTTGAGAAGATAAGCATCGATGAGGCTTTCCTGGAGATCACGGTATCCTGTAAAGGTGACTATGGACTTGCGGAAGAGATCGGTCTTCGGATCAAGCAGGAAGTGAAGGAACAGGAAAGGATCACCTGCTCCGTTGGGATCGGTCCCAATAAGCTCATTGCCAAGATGGCTTCCTCGTACCAGAAACCTGATGGTATCACCATTGTAAGGCCGGAAGATGTTGACGGTTTCCTCAAACCAATGCCTGTCAAGGAATTGTGGGGGATCGGCAAGGTCACTGAAGAAAAACTATCTGAAATGGGGATAAATAAAGTTGAGGAACTGGCATCGTGTGATGTAATGGAACTTATCGCCGTTTTCGGAAAGAACAAGGGTATGTGGTTAAAGGATGCAGCCTCAGGTATCGATGAAAGTCCCGTGAAAGAGAGAACGGCAACAGACCAGATCGGCCGGATGGCATCACTCGAACATGACAGCAGGAATGAGAATATGATTTTCTCGTTACTTGAAGAGCTTGTGGACGATGTCATGGAAAAAGTGAGAAAACGAAAAGTATCCTTCCGTTCGGTGACAGTAACTGTTATATTCTCTAACTTCAAAACCTCAACGAAAAGTCGTACACTGAACCACGCTGTCAATGACAGGGATATCCTGATCCAGAACGCAAGGGAGATGATGAAGCAGTTCCTTGAGAAAAGCGAGATCAACTTCAGGCGTATCGGTGTCAGGGTCGATAACCTGCAGGAGAATACAGGTCAGAAGAGCCTTTTTGATTTTTGA
- a CDS encoding ion transporter — protein sequence MAVYEDRYSDNRPGEENWKSRLYDIIFEADTPAGKNFDIVLIVSILLSVLAVMLDSVSSFRSAHGTFLYNVEWFFTILFTIEYALRLICVKSRARYATSLFGMVDLLAIIPTYLSLFLPGSQFLLVIRILRVLRIFRILKLVKYLNEAEMLIEALKASSRKITVFLFTVLTLVIILGSLMYLIEGEKNGFTSIPLSIYWAIVTLTTVGFGDLVPHTTLGRTLASVVMILGYSIIAVPTGIVTAEMSLASIDARERARPKITCEHCGNQNNDTDARFCKYCGTGL from the coding sequence ATGGCTGTATACGAGGACAGATATTCTGACAACAGGCCCGGGGAAGAGAACTGGAAAAGCCGGCTCTATGATATTATTTTCGAGGCTGACACACCTGCCGGAAAGAATTTCGATATCGTTCTTATAGTCAGTATACTGCTGAGTGTCCTTGCTGTGATGCTGGACAGTGTCAGCTCGTTCAGAAGCGCACACGGTACCTTTCTCTATAATGTAGAATGGTTCTTCACGATACTATTCACGATCGAATACGCACTTCGCCTGATATGTGTCAAAAGCAGGGCCAGGTATGCGACAAGCCTATTTGGAATGGTCGATCTGCTTGCTATAATCCCTACATATCTGAGCCTGTTCCTTCCCGGAAGCCAGTTCCTGCTGGTCATAAGGATACTCAGGGTACTGAGGATATTCCGTATTCTGAAACTGGTCAAGTACCTGAACGAAGCAGAGATGCTCATAGAGGCTTTGAAGGCGAGCAGCAGGAAGATAACTGTCTTCCTTTTTACGGTACTTACACTGGTAATTATTCTCGGGTCGCTCATGTATCTGATAGAGGGTGAAAAAAATGGGTTCACAAGCATACCCCTCAGTATATACTGGGCTATTGTAACTTTGACAACTGTCGGTTTTGGAGACCTGGTACCCCATACGACACTTGGAAGAACCCTGGCATCTGTTGTTATGATACTGGGTTACAGCATAATCGCCGTCCCTACGGGTATTGTGACAGCCGAGATGAGCCTGGCTTCCATAGATGCAAGGGAAAGAGCAAGACCAAAGATCACCTGTGAGCACTGCGGGAACCAGAATAACGATACAGACGCCCGTTTTTGTAAGTACTGTGGCACAGGATTATAG
- a CDS encoding ATP-binding protein: protein MCEIKNDEQKDSQLNLLKKTFSSVQDLIVVIDRDMRIVTSNWKNCDPIPANEKKSNPFCYSCLMKRSTPCGSCKLLEVFATGKCRTFEIEDPLDNRTKLIELSPVFDDDGSVIFVVRHSKDISERKHVEKVLQMRERQQAAVAKLGQEGLAGAEIEELMQGSVELVAKTLDVEYCRIMKNEDGNTIMVAGIGWEDEPEKKTETGKNDIVCYTLYSCGPDIVQEENSQERFDKLSTLKAQGIVSGMDVIIGSKDKPFGTMNVHSTQERMFTKDDMNFVQSIANVLAEAHSRKQTEEDLKKYARELEDANHLKVLFTDILTHDLLNPANIIRGFTEQLIITEDDDSRKNLLDKIHNNNEKLIYMMESASKFIKLESIEDIRFGEEDLLPVMRKVIRNVEPDSHKKDIELNFTPESSYPSLINPLIDEVILNLLSNAIKYSPPGGKISINVTDMGENWKVHVADIGPGISNEDKTLIFERFRQADKGSVKGSGLGLAIVKRIVELHGGEVGVNDNPIGRGSVFWFTVKKAPCEQ, encoded by the coding sequence ATGTGCGAGATAAAAAACGATGAGCAAAAAGACTCTCAGCTCAACCTGTTGAAAAAGACCTTTTCATCAGTACAGGACCTCATAGTTGTTATCGACCGTGATATGAGGATAGTCACAAGTAACTGGAAGAACTGTGACCCCATACCTGCAAATGAGAAGAAGAGCAATCCTTTCTGTTACAGTTGCCTTATGAAGCGCAGCACTCCATGCGGATCATGCAAACTGCTCGAGGTCTTTGCAACCGGTAAATGCAGGACATTCGAAATAGAGGACCCTCTTGACAACAGGACAAAGCTCATCGAGCTATCCCCTGTTTTTGATGACGATGGCAGCGTAATATTTGTGGTCAGGCATTCAAAGGACATCAGCGAGCGAAAGCATGTGGAAAAAGTCCTTCAGATGAGAGAAAGACAGCAGGCTGCTGTGGCAAAACTGGGACAGGAAGGACTGGCCGGAGCCGAGATAGAAGAACTCATGCAGGGATCCGTCGAGCTTGTGGCAAAGACCCTTGATGTTGAGTACTGCAGGATAATGAAGAACGAGGATGGTAATACCATCATGGTCGCAGGCATTGGCTGGGAAGACGAACCTGAAAAGAAAACTGAGACAGGTAAGAATGACATTGTCTGCTATACCCTTTATTCATGCGGACCTGACATCGTTCAGGAAGAGAACTCACAGGAAAGGTTCGACAAACTCTCAACTTTGAAGGCTCAGGGAATCGTCAGCGGGATGGACGTGATCATCGGCAGCAAGGACAAACCCTTCGGGACCATGAACGTTCACAGCACACAGGAAAGGATGTTCACAAAGGACGATATGAACTTCGTGCAGTCCATTGCGAACGTTCTTGCAGAAGCACACAGCCGTAAGCAGACAGAAGAGGATCTCAAGAAGTATGCAAGGGAACTCGAGGATGCAAACCACCTCAAAGTGCTGTTCACCGACATACTCACGCACGATCTGCTCAACCCTGCGAACATCATCAGGGGATTCACAGAACAGCTTATTATAACCGAGGACGATGACTCCAGGAAGAATCTCCTTGATAAGATCCACAATAACAACGAGAAGCTGATCTACATGATGGAATCGGCCTCTAAGTTCATCAAACTGGAATCAATAGAGGACATCAGGTTCGGGGAAGAAGACCTTTTGCCAGTTATGAGAAAGGTCATCAGGAACGTTGAGCCTGATAGCCATAAAAAGGACATCGAATTGAACTTCACACCAGAGAGCAGTTACCCTTCACTTATCAACCCGCTCATAGACGAAGTGATCCTGAACCTGCTCTCCAATGCTATAAAATACAGTCCTCCTGGTGGGAAGATAAGCATCAATGTCACGGATATGGGTGAGAACTGGAAGGTCCATGTAGCTGATATCGGACCCGGCATCAGTAATGAGGACAAGACCCTGATATTCGAACGTTTCAGGCAGGCTGACAAGGGAAGCGTTAAAGGAAGTGGCCTCGGTCTTGCGATAGTTAAGAGGATCGTCGAACTTCACGGCGGTGAGGTCGGTGTCAATGACAACCCGATAGGCAGGGGAAGTGTGTTCTGGTTCACCGTGAAGAAGGCCCCATGTGAACAATAA
- a CDS encoding ribonuclease HI family protein, producing the protein MANRVICCFSSSPTRYKNNDPPSNKHMGNMDTLNFDGSCDPNPGGIMGFGWVINWSSGKAPTEGSKEKKPSPPNTNNVAEYTALKEGISNYLKLGGKGPLQVRGDSKLVINQMSGQWKVKNQNLGKIKEETESVIRKHNLQVRFTWVPREQNTTADRLAMPKSRLNNSSKSPSKAPSVAPSERKFVADVNSASVSSNLRLKINELNTEPSPGFKSFANLKVGGFDSFSRKKLDTLKEEAGKKASTIAEKEFPGNSSQQASALRWMLRGLSTDLAVRKVRVDIELSKKKKR; encoded by the coding sequence ATGGCTAACCGTGTTATCTGCTGTTTCTCTTCTTCTCCCACCAGATACAAGAACAATGACCCGCCTTCAAACAAACATATGGGAAATATGGACACACTGAACTTCGATGGCTCATGCGACCCCAATCCCGGAGGCATAATGGGATTCGGATGGGTGATCAACTGGAGCAGCGGCAAAGCTCCCACAGAAGGGAGCAAGGAGAAGAAACCATCTCCTCCGAACACCAATAACGTTGCTGAGTACACCGCCCTCAAGGAGGGTATATCCAACTACCTGAAGCTTGGTGGGAAAGGTCCGCTTCAGGTCCGTGGGGACAGCAAGCTTGTCATAAACCAGATGTCAGGTCAGTGGAAGGTCAAGAACCAGAACCTCGGGAAAATCAAAGAGGAAACAGAATCTGTTATCCGGAAGCATAACCTTCAGGTCAGGTTCACATGGGTTCCCAGGGAGCAGAACACAACTGCAGACCGTCTGGCAATGCCGAAGTCCAGGCTGAACAATTCATCAAAAAGCCCATCTAAAGCGCCATCTGTGGCTCCATCCGAGAGAAAGTTCGTTGCTGATGTGAACTCGGCATCTGTTTCTTCCAATTTGAGACTGAAGATAAATGAATTGAATACAGAACCTTCACCCGGTTTCAAATCATTCGCCAATCTCAAGGTCGGTGGTTTTGACTCATTTTCCAGGAAGAAGCTCGATACCTTGAAGGAAGAAGCAGGTAAAAAAGCATCTACAATAGCTGAAAAGGAGTTCCCCGGTAACAGCAGTCAGCAGGCTTCCGCATTAAGATGGATGCTGCGAGGTCTCTCGACAGACCTTGCTGTCAGGAAGGTCAGGGTTGACATCGAATTGAGCAAGAAGAAAAAGAGATAG
- a CDS encoding 4Fe-4S binding protein produces the protein MLKITPYMGPLVIIVSIAGLWQPLLGYFMLLVFGAIFLIAPFRGRWFCGNLCPRGSFMDFWVGKISEKKKIPKFLKSYWIRVPLFLFMMVFMGYRLINTHGIINQIGMVLVIMCLTTSSIAVILGVTIAPRTWCTFCPMGTLQSIVGVNKYPLQVDMDKCIKCHKCEKVCPMYLNIVEITHNPDCIKCGRCIDVCPKDALSFGKSGRSS, from the coding sequence ATGCTAAAGATAACACCATATATGGGACCTCTGGTCATAATCGTCTCAATAGCAGGACTGTGGCAACCTCTGCTAGGTTATTTCATGCTGCTTGTGTTCGGTGCCATCTTCCTGATAGCCCCGTTCAGGGGTCGCTGGTTCTGTGGTAACCTGTGTCCAAGGGGAAGTTTCATGGATTTCTGGGTCGGGAAGATATCCGAGAAAAAGAAGATCCCTAAATTCCTCAAAAGCTACTGGATCAGGGTACCTCTCTTCCTTTTCATGATGGTATTCATGGGCTACAGGCTGATCAACACACACGGTATCATCAACCAGATAGGTATGGTACTGGTTATCATGTGCCTGACCACTTCTTCCATTGCAGTGATACTCGGAGTTACGATTGCCCCGAGGACATGGTGTACATTCTGTCCAATGGGAACCCTCCAGAGCATAGTAGGTGTCAACAAGTATCCTCTTCAGGTTGATATGGATAAATGCATCAAGTGCCATAAATGCGAGAAAGTATGTCCTATGTACCTGAATATCGTTGAGATCACACACAATCCCGACTGCATCAAATGTGGAAGATGTATCGATGTCTGTCCGAAGGATGCATTGAGCTTCGGGAAGTCTGGCAGAAGCTCATGA